The sequence TGTCAGCGTACAACGACGTCGTTATCGGCCTCACCGAACTCGTCGATACGATCGCCTTCTTCCTCGCGCTCAGGGCTCCGGAACTACTGCTCGTCGACGTCCCAGTGAACTGGACGGGGGGCAGGTGGGCCGCCTTCTTCGGTTACGTCGTGACCGAAACGTGGCTCGCGTATCCGTTCATGGTGATCATCGTCGTCAGCGCGCTCCAGGACGTGCCGATGGAGCTTCACGACGCGGCGAAAGTCGATGGGGCGGGCTACCTGAATCGGCTCCGGCACGTGACGATCCCCGCGATCAAGGGTCCGCTAGTGTTTGCGTCGATTCTCACCGCCGCGACGTCCTTCCAGAACTTCCTGATTCCGTGGGTGTTCAACAAGGGCGGGCCCGGTCGGAGCAACGAACTGCTCCTGGTCTACGGCTACCGGGAGGCGCGCGTGTTCAACGAATACGCGATGTCGTCGGCGATCATGGTCGTTGCGATCGGATTCATTGGGCTGTTCATGTGGCTCGCCGTCAAGAAAACCAATCTCGCGGACGGGGTGTGATCAAATGAGTACGATACTAGATGCGATCGCAGATCTCCGAGCAGGTCGTCGAAGTCCGGTAGACGTCGCGAAGTCCGCCCTCACGACTGGAGTCGCCATCGGACTCCTCCTGATCCTGCTATTCCCGGTGTACTGGATCGTTACCGTCGCACTGTCCAGAGGGACGACGCTGTCGTCTCCAGGGAGTCTGTTCGGCGACCCGGCCACGTACACGCTGGATTCGTTCCGATGGGTCCTCGAGAACGAGTCCTTCCGACGGGGGCTCCTGAACAGCCTGATCGTCGTCACCGTGACGGTCACCGTCACGTTGGCGTTCTCGATCCCCGGGGCCTACGCGCTCTCGCGGCGGGAGTTCTTCGGTCGGCGAAAGCTCCTCTACGGCTACATCCTGTTCACGCAGGTGGGGGCTGGCCTCTCGATCGCCGTCCTCATCGCGCTCTACGCGCTGTTCTCGGGCATCGGCCTGACCAACAACCTGCTCGTGCTCGGCCTCTTCTATGCGGCCGGGGCGATCCCGTTCAACACGTGGTTGCTGAAGACCTTCATGGACAACATCCCCGTCTCCTACGAGGAGGCGGCCATCGTCGACGGCGCCAGCCAGTGGCAGGTCATGCGGGAGGTCATTCTGCCGCTCGCGAAACCCGGCATCGCCGCCGTACTGGTGTTCGCGTGGACCGCCGGCTGGAACGAGTTCATCGTGGCACAGACGCTGATCCACGATCCCGACCTCTACCCGCTGTCGGTGGAACTCTACGGGCTCATCGGCGACCGGCGTGGGACGTCGTGGCCGCAGTTCGCCGCCTTCGCCTTACTGTTCGCCCTTCCGGTCGCGATCATCTACTTCCTCGCCCAGAAACAGGTCGAAAGCGGCCTCTCCTTCGGCGGGATGGAGGGCTAATCAGCCGACCCCTGTCCCCTCGTTTCTGTCCTCACCGCTCGCTCGAGTCTCCCTCGAGCCAACTCGCTTACGACCTGTCTCCCTCGAGGACCGCGACCGAATTGACGGCGAGGGTCCCGTCGGACGCGAGCGCGTCGGCGCCGATCAAGAGGTCGGCCTGGGCGACGGACTCGTCGAGTTCGCGGGCGACTCGAGCACGCGCCAGCGGTAGTCGGCATCGCCGTCGGGGTTCCGCGGCGCGAGGTCGTCCCGCGTCTCTATCTCGTTCCCGTTCGGGTCGACGATCCCCTCGCCGACGGTGACGAACCGCGGCGGCCCGGGGTGGTGCGAGCCGCCGCCGCGCTCGAGCGCGGGATCGGGATCGGGTTCGCCGCCGTCCGCGAGCAACCGTCGTCGGTCCGGTTCTCGAGTTGCGTCGTGAATCCGTCTCCGTGAGGGTCGCCGGTCCATGGGCTGACTTCTACGCCCGGAGCTAAATCTATGGTGTAATAGTACGTCATTAATACAGACCGCTCAAAACCGCTCACTTCGGTAGTCGCACCGGAACGGGAGTGAGACGCTCGAGACCGAATCGAACAGAAAATGGAATTCGCTGATTCGACGCGTTACGCTTCGTCGAAGAGTTCCTCGCCTTCGACCATGTGCTCCTCGACGACGTCCATATCGAGGGTCACGCCGAGCCCTGGCTCCTCGGGAATCTCGATGTAGCCGTCCTCGATGACGTCTTCC comes from Haloterrigena salifodinae and encodes:
- a CDS encoding carbohydrate ABC transporter permease, yielding MSVDTPEGVGNRIRRLLPSRATDIGVVLVLPGLVLFSLFMLFPIAFLVYLSITDVSRAGDVIGIFQGEASIVWFANYLELFTDGEFWNSIGVTWLYVGVSLGLKLVLTLVIAILLTHDRVAGKRYMRTLVIVPMGFPPIFVITIWRAIFSPAKFGPFNRLVSAYNDVVIGLTELVDTIAFFLALRAPELLLVDVPVNWTGGRWAAFFGYVVTETWLAYPFMVIIVVSALQDVPMELHDAAKVDGAGYLNRLRHVTIPAIKGPLVFASILTAATSFQNFLIPWVFNKGGPGRSNELLLVYGYREARVFNEYAMSSAIMVVAIGFIGLFMWLAVKKTNLADGV
- a CDS encoding sugar ABC transporter permease codes for the protein MSTILDAIADLRAGRRSPVDVAKSALTTGVAIGLLLILLFPVYWIVTVALSRGTTLSSPGSLFGDPATYTLDSFRWVLENESFRRGLLNSLIVVTVTVTVTLAFSIPGAYALSRREFFGRRKLLYGYILFTQVGAGLSIAVLIALYALFSGIGLTNNLLVLGLFYAAGAIPFNTWLLKTFMDNIPVSYEEAAIVDGASQWQVMREVILPLAKPGIAAVLVFAWTAGWNEFIVAQTLIHDPDLYPLSVELYGLIGDRRGTSWPQFAAFALLFALPVAIIYFLAQKQVESGLSFGGMEG